One stretch of Dissulfurimicrobium hydrothermale DNA includes these proteins:
- a CDS encoding sulfurtransferase TusA family protein: protein MSDIKKAPDGITANRTLDAKGLSCPMPLLRTKKEIEKIKSGEILEVLGTDPGSRNDIPGWCARAGHEYLGEKEDSGFIRFYVRKK from the coding sequence ATGAGCGACATCAAAAAGGCCCCTGACGGGATCACGGCTAATCGCACATTGGATGCAAAGGGACTCAGTTGCCCCATGCCTCTTTTGAGGACAAAGAAGGAGATCGAGAAGATCAAGAGTGGCGAGATCCTTGAGGTCTTGGGGACAGATCCTGGTTCCCGCAATGATATCCCGGGCTGGTGCGCCAGGGCTGGTCATGAATATCTGGGCGAAAAAGAAGACTCAGGCTTTATACGTTTTTACGTGCGTAAAAAATAA
- a CDS encoding DEAD/DEAH box helicase, whose amino-acid sequence MKTRMISEKIKKEIPMTRQGVETPAGIGDFLLVELWHNDDAATPWNPALGGFVLCYELELGGKHVRLSAVERYLRRDGALGRARDVSPASVEHRDFPPEDRLIMAVLWDIAAERPLGSSTCRSGARSFSNILLGPRDVRALLPLLARTGRCFLVHHEKGRLTAPLVAAEPLEAELIIDAMEVDTDDTYILSPSIKVDGLSVDIRSLFYIFNTKPIYFIWQGRLYSLKGPSFQALKAMLGAKDVVVVTRGELRRLVAKASSLACGPRIVAPEGFGPEPVALKPVPHLILEFRDGMLLAKPFMDYGGILIGLDSRGHEILDAADWRIVRRSSEDEALYRKELEDHGFEEGAHGRFVRSIYGVSEAIRGLSLKGWFVYGNNGRPVRVGKVGRLRVFSGLDWFDLEGEISFGQGISVPLTRALRAASRGEHLIRLDDGSVGLVPDEWVKKNLAVLGLSTGVQASGRLRIRASQALILEAFLEGEAVEFTDGRFREFVMSLKAVHSFKDVQVPKSFKGRLRNYQKEALGWLLSLKWFGFGGVLADDMGLGKTVEVIAMLAGEGRDNGPSLIIAPTSLLFNWQGEIARFAPRLKVVLYCGRDRFRLIENGFDDADIVLTTYAVLRLDIGLLTRWRFNYAVLDESQAIKNAASITARAARRLRCVHRLCLTGTPIENHLGELWSQMAFLNPGLLGPYSAFDARFIRPAADGDDEALMFLKKIVHPFILRRTKGDVACDLPEKVEHLVRCPMTEGQARVYEDIKERYRAIVVRGAGSGKDTVRFRVLEGLLRLRQVAVHPGLVGMRGIGSGKLKELVSLVERAVVFQGHKALVFSQFTDMLNFVREAVAKLGIEYEYLDGKTPAGERARRVKRFQSCEDARLFLISLKAGGVGLNLTAADYVFLIDPWWNPAVELQAVDRAHRIGQDKKVFTYRLISEGTVEEKVLMLQERKQELVADFFSGRNEALQRLSAEDIAFLFS is encoded by the coding sequence ATGAAGACGAGGATGATTTCTGAAAAGATCAAGAAAGAGATACCGATGACAAGGCAGGGGGTGGAGACCCCTGCCGGAATAGGTGATTTCCTTCTGGTTGAGCTCTGGCATAACGATGACGCCGCAACGCCATGGAACCCTGCACTTGGGGGTTTTGTGCTGTGTTATGAGCTTGAACTCGGGGGTAAACATGTAAGGCTTTCCGCCGTTGAGAGGTATTTGCGTAGAGATGGGGCACTGGGAAGGGCCAGAGACGTCAGTCCTGCATCTGTTGAGCATCGGGATTTTCCGCCGGAAGACAGACTTATCATGGCCGTTTTGTGGGATATCGCAGCTGAAAGGCCATTAGGCAGCAGTACCTGTCGCAGCGGCGCGAGGTCGTTTTCGAATATCTTGCTTGGGCCCAGGGATGTCAGGGCATTGCTGCCGCTCCTGGCCAGGACGGGCCGCTGTTTTCTTGTCCACCATGAAAAAGGGCGTCTGACGGCGCCGCTCGTTGCAGCCGAGCCCCTTGAGGCCGAATTAATAATTGATGCGATGGAGGTAGACACGGACGACACTTACATCCTTTCACCGTCCATCAAGGTCGATGGACTGTCTGTGGACATTAGGTCTCTTTTCTATATTTTTAATACAAAGCCGATTTATTTTATCTGGCAGGGGCGCCTTTATTCGCTCAAGGGCCCGTCCTTTCAGGCGCTGAAGGCCATGCTAGGTGCGAAAGATGTGGTTGTTGTGACAAGGGGGGAGCTGAGAAGGCTTGTCGCAAAGGCGTCATCGCTTGCATGTGGGCCGCGCATAGTCGCACCTGAAGGGTTCGGACCTGAGCCGGTTGCGCTCAAGCCGGTTCCGCACCTGATACTGGAATTCAGGGATGGCATGCTTTTGGCAAAGCCTTTTATGGATTATGGGGGCATACTAATAGGGCTGGATAGTCGAGGCCATGAGATCTTGGATGCCGCCGATTGGCGGATTGTCCGGCGGAGCTCTGAAGACGAGGCGTTGTATCGCAAGGAGCTTGAAGATCATGGGTTTGAGGAGGGGGCGCATGGGCGTTTTGTCAGGTCTATCTACGGTGTATCAGAGGCGATCAGGGGTCTTTCCTTGAAGGGCTGGTTTGTCTATGGCAATAACGGCAGACCTGTAAGGGTTGGAAAGGTCGGGAGGTTAAGGGTCTTCTCAGGTCTTGATTGGTTCGATCTGGAAGGTGAGATCTCTTTCGGACAAGGTATATCCGTGCCGCTGACAAGGGCGTTGAGGGCGGCCTCGAGGGGAGAGCATTTAATAAGGCTCGATGATGGAAGCGTGGGGCTTGTCCCTGATGAATGGGTCAAAAAGAACCTTGCCGTCCTTGGACTTTCTACAGGTGTGCAGGCCTCAGGGCGGCTGAGGATAAGGGCCTCCCAGGCCTTGATCCTTGAGGCCTTTCTTGAAGGCGAAGCCGTGGAGTTTACAGATGGGCGTTTCAGGGAATTTGTCATGTCGCTCAAGGCCGTCCATTCCTTTAAAGACGTACAGGTTCCGAAGTCATTCAAAGGCCGACTTCGCAACTACCAAAAGGAGGCCCTGGGGTGGCTTTTGTCTTTGAAATGGTTTGGTTTTGGCGGTGTGCTTGCGGATGATATGGGGCTTGGAAAGACCGTCGAGGTCATTGCCATGCTTGCAGGGGAAGGCAGAGACAACGGTCCCTCACTTATAATAGCGCCGACCTCACTCTTGTTCAATTGGCAAGGGGAGATCGCGCGTTTTGCGCCACGGCTGAAGGTTGTTTTGTATTGCGGCCGGGACCGTTTTCGTCTGATTGAGAATGGTTTTGACGATGCCGACATAGTCCTTACCACCTATGCCGTTTTGAGGCTAGATATTGGCCTTTTGACAAGGTGGCGTTTCAATTACGCGGTCCTTGATGAGAGTCAGGCCATAAAAAATGCGGCGTCCATCACGGCCAGGGCTGCCAGACGTCTCAGGTGTGTTCACAGGCTTTGCCTTACCGGGACGCCTATCGAAAATCATCTTGGTGAGCTGTGGTCGCAGATGGCCTTCCTGAACCCAGGCCTTCTCGGCCCTTACAGCGCCTTTGATGCGAGATTCATAAGGCCTGCAGCTGATGGCGACGATGAGGCCCTGATGTTTTTAAAGAAGATTGTCCATCCGTTTATCCTGAGACGCACCAAAGGTGATGTGGCGTGCGATCTGCCGGAAAAGGTGGAGCATCTGGTTCGTTGTCCCATGACGGAAGGTCAGGCCAGGGTTTATGAAGATATAAAGGAACGCTATAGGGCCATAGTTGTGCGTGGGGCCGGAAGCGGCAAGGATACCGTTAGATTCAGGGTGCTTGAAGGGCTTCTGAGATTAAGACAGGTTGCAGTACACCCGGGGCTTGTAGGTATGCGGGGCATCGGTTCGGGTAAGCTCAAGGAGCTTGTGTCTCTTGTGGAGCGGGCTGTGGTGTTCCAAGGTCACAAGGCACTGGTCTTTTCTCAATTTACCGATATGCTTAATTTTGTCAGAGAGGCTGTGGCCAAGTTAGGCATCGAATATGAATACCTGGATGGCAAGACGCCGGCTGGAGAACGGGCAAGAAGGGTGAAGAGGTTTCAATCCTGCGAAGATGCAAGGCTCTTCTTGATAAGCCTCAAGGCAGGCGGTGTAGGTCTTAATCTCACCGCTGCCGATTATGTGTTTTTGATCGATCCGTGGTGGAATCCAGCTGTGGAGCTCCAGGCAGTTGATAGGGCCCACAGGATAGGCCAGGATAAAAAGGTCTTTACATATCGTCTCATCTCGGAGGGCACCGTGGAGGAAAAGGTCTTGATGCTTCAAGAAAGAAAGCAGGAGCTGGTCGCTGATTTTTTTTCAGGGCGCAATGAGGCATTGCAGAGGCTCTCAGCGGAGGATATTGCCTTTCTCTTTTCTTGA
- a CDS encoding YeeE/YedE thiosulfate transporter family protein, with product MSSFGEKISEVYESFFKRTWSPMTGGVLLAVLAIYMEAWQRPWGIVGGLRNWGDWFFYLIGVFGDKPEHPLFFSSSVMDLGLLAGAWISAVIAREFAFRVPPVLELWKGFFAGILMGIGSTLAYGCNVGGFYSAIQNLAANGFAMMIGLIAGVIVGLKYLYWEMEHFTPGPAGPTFLGNIPPAIGLLGIIGLVVAAYAYSNSSVENAPLMSGYLLIGAGIGFVFHRSRLCMVNGFREPFMTGEAAMGKAVAVSVILGTIGIAILKYAGLRDTSLFVVTSFWWGSLLGGFIFGAGMVVAGGCGSGSLWRVAEGQIKLWVVVVAFALTNSLLRYWFEKNDWMSKLGKAIYLPDIFGYGGSIILVIIAMLLWYLVIDWNEDSNKLVIEM from the coding sequence ATGAGTTCTTTTGGAGAGAAGATATCCGAGGTCTATGAGTCATTTTTCAAGCGGACGTGGTCTCCCATGACCGGAGGCGTGCTTCTTGCGGTACTTGCCATTTACATGGAGGCATGGCAGCGTCCATGGGGTATCGTCGGCGGTCTTCGAAACTGGGGTGATTGGTTTTTTTATCTGATCGGCGTATTCGGAGATAAGCCTGAACACCCCCTCTTTTTTTCATCGTCTGTCATGGACCTGGGGCTCCTTGCAGGCGCCTGGATATCGGCTGTCATAGCAAGGGAATTCGCCTTCAGGGTTCCTCCTGTCCTTGAGCTCTGGAAGGGGTTTTTCGCCGGGATCCTTATGGGCATAGGTTCGACCCTGGCCTATGGGTGCAATGTCGGCGGGTTCTACAGCGCCATCCAGAACCTTGCGGCCAACGGTTTTGCCATGATGATCGGCCTTATAGCCGGTGTTATTGTAGGGCTTAAATACCTCTATTGGGAGATGGAGCACTTCACCCCGGGTCCCGCTGGGCCTACCTTTCTCGGCAACATCCCTCCAGCCATCGGGCTGCTCGGCATCATCGGTCTTGTAGTTGCGGCTTATGCCTATTCAAATTCAAGCGTGGAAAATGCCCCTCTCATGTCAGGTTATCTCCTGATAGGGGCGGGCATCGGTTTTGTCTTTCATAGGAGCAGGTTGTGCATGGTTAACGGCTTCCGTGAGCCGTTTATGACAGGTGAGGCGGCCATGGGCAAGGCTGTCGCGGTAAGCGTGATCCTCGGTACCATAGGCATAGCCATATTGAAATATGCAGGTCTGAGGGATACAAGCCTTTTTGTTGTGACTTCCTTCTGGTGGGGTTCCCTTCTGGGTGGTTTTATCTTTGGAGCAGGGATGGTGGTGGCCGGTGGCTGCGGCAGCGGCTCTCTCTGGCGTGTGGCAGAGGGTCAGATAAAACTCTGGGTGGTGGTGGTCGCCTTTGCCCTTACCAACAGCCTCTTGCGCTACTGGTTTGAGAAGAATGACTGGATGTCAAAGCTTGGCAAAGCGATCTATCTTCCGGATATTTTTGGATATGGCGGCTCTATCATCCTCGTGATAATCGCCATGTTGCTTTGGTATTTAGTGATCGATTGGAATGAGGACAGCAACAAGTTGGTCATAGAGATGTAA
- a CDS encoding DUF3108 domain-containing protein has translation MLLAFFVTPMQASTSSLSSLEKESRQEVPQEELRYRITWSGIPAGEAVLDTIKSGQFITYRLTARSLPYIDAIYPVRIHEESIVTSDAHRPVSFYKRSREGLMGKEGVTQVLFNAKSGYVELWKNGRFRGRLIVSEDVQDPLSCLFWYRTNGKPEHDVRLRITDGKKIITGTAHMIKREEIETPAGIFDTFLLNPRMEGLSGVFKKSPGAEIMVWLTDDARKIPVLVKSKVVVGYFSAELISR, from the coding sequence ATGCTCCTCGCCTTTTTTGTCACCCCGATGCAGGCCTCTACATCATCATTATCATCATTGGAAAAAGAATCTAGACAGGAAGTGCCGCAGGAAGAACTTAGATACAGGATAACATGGAGCGGCATACCTGCCGGTGAGGCTGTATTGGACACCATCAAAAGCGGACAGTTCATCACCTACCGGCTCACGGCCAGGAGCCTTCCCTATATAGATGCAATATATCCGGTAAGGATACATGAGGAATCCATAGTCACATCAGACGCCCACCGGCCTGTCAGTTTCTATAAAAGGTCAAGGGAAGGTCTTATGGGAAAGGAGGGTGTAACGCAGGTCCTGTTCAATGCAAAGTCAGGCTACGTGGAGCTATGGAAAAACGGGAGGTTCAGGGGGAGGCTCATAGTATCCGAAGACGTGCAGGACCCACTTTCCTGTCTTTTTTGGTACAGGACGAACGGAAAACCCGAGCATGACGTCAGGCTCAGGATAACGGACGGCAAAAAGATCATCACCGGCACGGCCCATATGATAAAACGGGAAGAGATAGAGACGCCCGCCGGCATATTTGACACCTTCCTGCTCAATCCCCGGATGGAAGGACTTTCAGGCGTCTTCAAAAAGAGCCCAGGGGCAGAGATCATGGTGTGGCTGACAGATGATGCAAGAAAAATCCCAGTACTGGTCAAAAGCAAGGTGGTGGTCGGCTATTTCAGCGCTGAGCTTATAAGCCGTTGA
- a CDS encoding type II secretion system F family protein: MPIYIWEGISITGEKKRGELEAVDERAVRITLRRQRIKPSKIHTKPKDLFKDINLLKPKIKTKDIVIFTRQLSTMIDAGLPLVQGIDVLAEQQENKTFKSMLRQIKTDVEGGSTFADALKRHPRHFDNLYTNMVAAGEVGGVLDEVMNRLAVYMEKSQRLKRKVKSALTYPIIVLGISVVVLAIILIFVIPVFEKMFAESGQALPLPTQMVIALSNFVKSYFLVIAAAVAFFVFLFKKFYSTSKGRLLIDKTLLRMPVFGPLIKKVAVAKLTRTLGTLISSGVPIIDALNVAAGTAGNRLIEDAIYNVRMSISEGRTIAQPLQEAGIFPNMVVQMISVGETTGALEQMLGKVADFYDEEVDAAVDALTSMIEPFMIVFLGGTIGSIIIAMYLPIFKMASVVGS; the protein is encoded by the coding sequence ATGCCGATATATATCTGGGAAGGGATATCGATAACAGGCGAAAAGAAGAGGGGGGAATTAGAAGCGGTTGATGAGAGGGCGGTACGGATAACCTTAAGGAGGCAACGCATCAAACCTTCGAAGATACACACCAAACCCAAAGACCTTTTTAAAGACATAAACCTCCTTAAACCCAAGATCAAAACCAAGGATATCGTAATCTTTACAAGGCAATTATCAACAATGATAGACGCAGGCCTGCCGCTTGTCCAGGGGATTGATGTGCTGGCGGAACAACAGGAAAATAAGACCTTTAAGTCGATGCTCCGCCAGATCAAGACCGATGTAGAGGGCGGATCCACATTTGCCGACGCCCTAAAGAGACATCCAAGGCACTTCGACAACCTTTATACTAACATGGTGGCCGCTGGAGAGGTGGGTGGAGTACTCGATGAGGTCATGAACCGGCTCGCCGTTTATATGGAAAAGTCCCAGCGCCTGAAGAGGAAGGTAAAAAGCGCCCTTACTTACCCAATAATAGTCCTTGGCATATCAGTTGTTGTATTGGCCATCATACTGATATTTGTAATACCTGTATTCGAAAAGATGTTTGCCGAATCCGGGCAGGCGCTGCCCTTGCCCACCCAGATGGTCATTGCGCTCAGCAACTTTGTAAAATCATACTTTCTGGTGATCGCAGCAGCGGTGGCGTTTTTTGTATTTCTTTTTAAAAAATTTTATTCCACATCCAAAGGACGTCTTTTAATCGACAAGACCCTGTTGAGGATGCCCGTATTCGGTCCCCTCATAAAAAAGGTCGCCGTAGCCAAACTTACGCGTACGCTTGGGACGCTTATAAGCAGCGGGGTCCCTATTATAGATGCACTGAACGTCGCAGCGGGAACGGCTGGGAATAGGTTAATAGAAGACGCCATTTACAATGTGAGGATGAGTATAAGCGAAGGACGCACGATAGCCCAGCCCCTCCAAGAAGCCGGCATATTCCCCAATATGGTGGTGCAGATGATATCGGTAGGAGAGACGACCGGGGCCCTGGAACAGATGCTGGGCAAGGTGGCGGATTTTTATGACGAAGAGGTTGATGCTGCGGTTGACGCACTGACGAGCATGATAGAGCCGTTTATGATAGTCTTTCTGGGCGGCACGATAGGCTCCATCATAATAGCCATGTATCTGCCGATATTCAAGATGGCAAGTGTAGTCGGGAGTTAA
- a CDS encoding M16 family metallopeptidase yields the protein MPGYKETIILLAAFLVSVVFQLGIRPLAAWAEDILPGATKIKLPNGLTAVIKETDRAPVAAVQVWVRAGSSYETDREAGITHLIEHMIFKGTKKRGRGELARAIESIGGSINAYTSLDYTVYHCEVPSRFLGEAIDVLSDAVLNSNFEPDELAREKDVVLEEMKMRKDMPTSALFDLLMETSYEKYPYRRPVIGFVKTVKSFTRQDIMDYMAKRYRPENIHVVIAGNVNTREAARYVRNAFKTLKTSREKADMDVIEPLQDAPRAAVKTMDIHEGHLAIAFSGAPGFNDPRAPVLDVLAALLGGGNSSRLNRSIKEDKQLVYQIDSSAFTPLGPGLFEVTAILAPEKTRDALTAILTDIYRLRTEAVGQEELNRAKIQVETDFIYAQETMEGEAQKLGLFETMAGDPSAQTTYLERVKSITPRDIQRVATDIFKTKNINIAMVMPNWKAPKITKKDLTAIIKCAEAVAAASPIKTHKAPMGFNIKETTLSNGVTILVREVRDAPTFAVRAVFPGGVRYETEDTAGLFNFLARAWTKGTRLHNAQELAALIEGIGGEIDGFSGQNSFGLEGRFLSDHLGDGLSLFAEILLNPIFPDEEIKKLQPLLIAGLKRQEDSLPSVAVREFRRELFKPHPYSLNPLGTETSIMGITSERLAIAYNDFARPDRAIISIAGDVNPDEVTKKLKAYLEKWGAGKTLDPPTLPTPQPLDSPRTVTVKKQDKQQLHIVLGFPGVTFKSSERYAVEVLNAVLAGQGGRLFTELRDKKALAYSVTSFVGLGIDYGSFALYIACAPQKKEEAIKGLWQEIEAVRNGSVSPEELERAKMWLIGNYENDLQTNGAQAMDMALNKLYGLGAGFARIYPKEIKKVTIYDVRQAAVHYLNPERYVLVEVGP from the coding sequence ATGCCGGGGTACAAAGAAACAATCATTCTCCTTGCGGCCTTCCTGGTCTCGGTCGTATTCCAGCTAGGTATCAGACCCCTTGCTGCATGGGCTGAAGACATCCTGCCTGGGGCAACGAAAATCAAACTACCGAACGGCCTGACCGCAGTCATCAAGGAGACGGACCGTGCACCGGTGGCTGCCGTCCAGGTATGGGTAAGGGCCGGCAGCAGCTATGAGACGGACCGAGAGGCCGGCATCACCCATCTCATCGAACACATGATATTTAAAGGCACAAAGAAGAGGGGGCGAGGGGAGCTTGCAAGGGCCATAGAATCCATAGGCGGGTCGATCAATGCCTATACGTCCCTTGATTACACCGTCTATCACTGCGAGGTGCCCAGCCGATTCCTTGGGGAGGCCATAGATGTCCTCTCCGACGCCGTACTCAACTCGAACTTTGAGCCAGATGAACTTGCAAGGGAAAAGGATGTGGTGCTCGAAGAGATGAAGATGCGGAAAGACATGCCGACATCCGCACTCTTTGATCTACTCATGGAGACATCATATGAAAAATATCCATACAGACGCCCCGTTATAGGCTTTGTCAAAACAGTCAAGTCCTTCACGAGACAAGACATCATGGATTATATGGCCAAGAGATACAGACCTGAAAACATACATGTCGTGATAGCCGGTAATGTAAACACACGGGAGGCGGCAAGATATGTCCGCAATGCATTCAAGACGCTCAAGACGTCCAGAGAAAAGGCGGATATGGATGTAATCGAACCACTGCAGGACGCCCCTAGGGCGGCAGTCAAGACGATGGATATACATGAAGGCCACTTAGCCATTGCATTCTCCGGCGCACCCGGCTTCAACGACCCACGCGCGCCCGTCCTAGACGTCTTGGCGGCGCTCCTTGGAGGCGGTAACAGCTCAAGACTGAACAGATCCATCAAGGAAGACAAACAGCTCGTCTATCAAATCGATTCATCTGCCTTTACGCCTCTGGGACCTGGTCTGTTCGAGGTGACCGCCATCCTTGCCCCTGAGAAGACCAGGGACGCGCTTACCGCCATACTCACAGACATCTACCGATTACGCACAGAGGCTGTGGGCCAGGAAGAGCTCAACAGGGCCAAGATCCAGGTTGAAACAGATTTCATCTATGCCCAAGAGACGATGGAAGGCGAGGCTCAGAAATTGGGTCTGTTCGAGACGATGGCTGGAGATCCTTCAGCGCAGACGACATATCTGGAGCGCGTAAAATCGATTACGCCGCGAGACATCCAGCGGGTTGCTACTGACATATTCAAAACTAAGAATATAAACATCGCCATGGTCATGCCGAACTGGAAGGCGCCGAAGATCACCAAAAAAGACCTGACGGCCATAATAAAATGCGCCGAAGCCGTGGCTGCCGCATCGCCGATCAAGACACATAAGGCACCCATGGGTTTCAACATTAAAGAGACCACGCTCTCAAACGGCGTAACCATACTCGTACGGGAGGTGCGGGATGCACCTACGTTTGCCGTGCGGGCAGTGTTTCCAGGCGGGGTGAGATACGAGACCGAAGATACAGCTGGCCTCTTCAATTTTCTTGCAAGGGCATGGACCAAGGGCACAAGACTGCACAACGCCCAAGAGCTCGCTGCGCTTATAGAGGGCATAGGCGGAGAGATAGACGGATTTTCGGGCCAGAATTCGTTCGGGCTCGAAGGCCGCTTTCTAAGCGATCATCTTGGAGATGGCCTCTCGCTTTTCGCCGAAATCCTCCTTAATCCAATATTCCCGGATGAAGAGATAAAAAAATTGCAACCATTGCTCATCGCAGGCCTCAAACGCCAGGAAGATTCCCTGCCGTCGGTCGCCGTAAGGGAATTCAGGCGCGAGCTCTTCAAACCGCACCCATATTCTCTGAATCCCCTTGGCACAGAGACATCCATAATGGGGATCACATCCGAAAGGCTCGCCATCGCCTATAACGACTTCGCGAGGCCGGACCGGGCGATAATCTCTATAGCCGGGGACGTGAACCCTGATGAAGTCACAAAAAAGCTCAAGGCATATCTTGAAAAATGGGGCGCTGGCAAAACCCTTGACCCGCCCACCTTGCCGACCCCGCAACCACTTGACTCTCCTAGGACCGTAACGGTTAAAAAACAAGACAAACAACAGTTACACATCGTGCTTGGTTTCCCAGGTGTTACATTTAAATCCAGCGAGAGATACGCCGTAGAGGTATTAAACGCCGTTCTGGCCGGTCAGGGCGGGAGGCTTTTTACTGAACTGAGGGATAAGAAGGCGCTCGCATACTCCGTAACCTCTTTTGTAGGCCTCGGAATAGACTACGGCTCATTCGCCCTTTACATAGCCTGCGCACCGCAAAAGAAAGAAGAGGCTATAAAAGGACTTTGGCAGGAGATAGAAGCGGTGCGAAACGGATCCGTATCGCCTGAAGAGCTTGAAAGGGCCAAGATGTGGCTTATAGGAAATTATGAAAACGACCTGCAAACCAACGGGGCGCAGGCAATGGACATGGCCCTTAACAAACTCTACGGCCTTGGCGCAGGATTCGCCAGGATATATCCAAAGGAAATAAAAAAGGTGACAATCTACGATGTCAGACAGGCGGCCGTGCACTATCTCAACCCTGAAAGATATGTACTCGTGGAGGTAGGTCCATAA